Proteins co-encoded in one Nitrospira sp. genomic window:
- a CDS encoding dihydroorotate oxidase: MDLSTTIAGITFPSCFMNASGALCVTRDELEALGKSGAGAIVTKSMTIESRQGNPTPRYYGFPGGSINSMGLPNLGYRAYAELIPHLKRFGKPVIASVAGLGEEDFPTIAEAINAAKPDLIEVNLSCPNIPGKPQIGYDPETSERVLKKVRPLITVPMGVKLPPYFDPAHHEAMGKVLGRCGVDFLNMINSVGNGLVVDSEREAVVIKPKGGFGGLGGRLIKPVALANVRAFYKLFDGKMPIIGTGGIVEGMDVFEHFLCGASAVQIGTVLVEEGLDVFGRLEAELTEVLTRKGYQSIVECQGRLKEL; this comes from the coding sequence ATCGATCTTTCTACAACGATCGCGGGCATCACCTTTCCCAGCTGTTTCATGAATGCATCGGGAGCGCTCTGCGTCACACGGGACGAACTCGAGGCTCTGGGGAAATCCGGCGCGGGGGCGATCGTCACGAAGTCGATGACTATTGAGTCGCGCCAAGGCAACCCTACGCCACGGTATTATGGATTTCCCGGAGGATCGATCAACTCGATGGGCCTTCCCAACCTCGGCTATCGAGCCTATGCTGAGTTGATCCCTCACCTCAAGCGGTTTGGAAAGCCCGTGATCGCCAGCGTGGCCGGACTCGGGGAGGAAGATTTTCCGACCATCGCGGAAGCGATCAATGCAGCCAAGCCGGACCTTATTGAGGTCAATCTCTCTTGCCCCAATATTCCAGGGAAGCCCCAAATTGGGTACGATCCGGAAACGTCTGAGCGCGTCCTCAAAAAGGTTCGGCCTCTCATCACAGTTCCGATGGGCGTGAAGTTGCCACCGTACTTCGATCCGGCCCACCATGAGGCCATGGGGAAGGTCCTTGGGCGTTGCGGAGTCGACTTTCTCAATATGATCAATTCGGTGGGCAACGGCTTGGTTGTGGATTCGGAACGCGAAGCCGTCGTTATTAAACCAAAAGGCGGATTTGGCGGGTTGGGTGGGCGACTGATCAAGCCCGTAGCCTTGGCGAATGTTCGCGCTTTCTATAAGTTGTTTGATGGGAAGATGCCGATCATCGGAACCGGAGGAATCGTTGAGGGGATGGACGTGTTCGAACATTTCCTGTGCGGTGCGTCGGCAGTCCAAATCGGGACGGTGTTGGTGGAGGAAGGGTTGGATGTGTTCGGACGACTGGAAGCGGAATTGAC
- a CDS encoding FtsX-like permease family protein gives MLAFMWLTVITALRVLGRNRLRAGLTMLGIIIGVGAVIAMVSIGEGAKQAVQKQIATMGTNVIMIFPSYMTIGGVRGAQGGAVTLTVADALELKKRIPTLSETGWLIRSTMQIVNGNRNWNGSVQGASPSYVTIRDWSFSSGGSFTQTDMESAARVALLGQTVVENIFEPGEEPVGAIIRIKNVPFRVIGVLSPKGQSVQGTDQDDVVFIPFTTAERKVFGTLFLGSVGGVFVSTERTEDLADAAEQIRQVMRARHRLQGEQPDDFTIRTQVEIGKVQEGTSETLTVMLMIIASVSLLVGGIGIMNILLVSVTERTREIGIRMAVGAKRFHILIQFLIEALTLSVVGGCIGILFGVLAARLTTVIAGWPTIISSDTIAVAFVFSVVVGLFFGLYPANKAARLNPIDALRYE, from the coding sequence ATGCTAGCGTTCATGTGGCTAACCGTCATCACGGCGTTGAGAGTACTCGGGCGAAACAGACTGCGCGCAGGCTTGACCATGCTTGGGATTATTATCGGAGTTGGAGCGGTCATTGCGATGGTCAGCATTGGAGAAGGGGCGAAACAGGCGGTGCAGAAGCAGATCGCCACGATGGGGACCAACGTCATTATGATCTTTCCCAGTTACATGACCATCGGCGGCGTGCGGGGCGCACAAGGCGGTGCCGTCACACTGACGGTTGCCGATGCACTGGAACTAAAGAAAAGGATTCCCACTCTGTCTGAAACGGGGTGGCTCATACGAAGCACCATGCAAATCGTGAATGGGAACCGCAATTGGAATGGGTCGGTTCAGGGAGCGTCACCCAGCTATGTCACGATTCGAGACTGGTCCTTCAGCAGCGGAGGATCCTTTACTCAAACAGATATGGAGAGTGCGGCCAGGGTCGCGCTCCTTGGACAAACCGTGGTCGAAAACATCTTTGAACCGGGTGAAGAACCAGTTGGCGCGATCATTCGGATTAAAAATGTCCCGTTCCGAGTCATTGGTGTTTTATCTCCTAAGGGCCAGTCTGTTCAGGGAACCGATCAGGACGATGTCGTTTTTATCCCCTTCACAACTGCCGAGCGAAAGGTCTTTGGAACATTGTTCCTGGGATCGGTCGGAGGAGTGTTTGTTTCGACGGAACGAACCGAGGATCTGGCAGATGCCGCAGAGCAGATCCGTCAGGTGATGAGGGCTCGACATCGCTTGCAGGGTGAGCAGCCGGATGATTTTACCATTCGTACGCAGGTCGAAATCGGAAAGGTGCAGGAAGGGACGAGCGAAACCTTGACGGTCATGTTGATGATCATCGCGTCCGTCTCGTTACTTGTCGGCGGCATTGGGATCATGAACATTCTGCTTGTCTCCGTCACTGAGCGGACGAGAGAAATTGGAATTCGGATGGCGGTTGGAGCCAAACGCTTCCACATTCTCATACAGTTTTTGATCGAGGCGCTGACGCTCAGTGTGGTCGGTGGCTGTATTGGCATCCTGTTCGGAGTGCTTGCGGCTCGCTTGACGACGGTGATTGCCGGTTGGCCAACCATTATTTCAAGTGATACCATCGCCGTTGCGTTTGTATTTTCCGTTGTGGTGGGCCTATTCTTTGGTTTATATCCCGCCAATAAGGCTGCTCGGCTTAATCCCATCGACGCATTGCGCTACGAATAG
- a CDS encoding RusA family crossover junction endodeoxyribonuclease: protein MPSDRSRYNLRSSRFPSIPKKLLPISGTTQSPKSGPSNPETALRTPLHLPVVTSDTIKVTLPVPPSINHQYATVNGRRLLSSAGRTYKTYVGQCVWLALAQSPVKSSLHNRLRSEPLALSIRFFFASALRRDLDGGLKIAQDAVCEGLGLNDNRIIETHLYKHVDKADPRIEVSLSFIAPPSHSG from the coding sequence ATGCCATCCGACCGATCTCGATACAACCTCCGTTCATCACGGTTCCCATCCATCCCCAAAAAGTTACTGCCGATCAGCGGTACGACTCAGTCACCCAAATCTGGTCCATCGAACCCAGAGACTGCACTACGGACACCATTGCATCTCCCAGTCGTGACATCGGACACGATCAAAGTCACATTGCCCGTCCCCCCCAGCATCAACCATCAATATGCAACGGTAAATGGACGTCGGTTGCTATCCTCCGCCGGACGGACGTACAAGACCTACGTCGGCCAGTGCGTATGGCTGGCATTGGCCCAGTCCCCCGTTAAATCCTCTTTGCACAATCGACTTCGATCGGAGCCGCTCGCGCTCTCGATCCGATTCTTTTTCGCATCCGCCTTACGGCGCGACCTGGATGGCGGTCTGAAGATCGCCCAAGATGCGGTCTGTGAAGGGCTTGGCTTAAACGATAACCGCATTATCGAAACTCATCTGTATAAGCATGTTGACAAAGCCGACCCTCGCATCGAAGTCTCGCTCTCGTTCATTGCCCCTCCTTCTCACTCAGGCTAA
- a CDS encoding ABC transporter ATP-binding protein, translating into MVTLKQLSKTHSRGEAMVTALRDVNLEIRPGEFCAFVGPSGCGKSTLLNLVAGLDLPTSGEILLDGRSTHNLTSYEWTKIRRETIGIVFQAFHLVHGLTAEENIALPLMLRGENGREITKRVGGMLECVGMSHRRRHRPAELSGGEQQRIAIARALAHGPRLLLADEPTGNIDSQQGAGIMALIRELAMAEGQTVLLVTHSLQAAQAADYVWTMRDGQLIARTERMTELATS; encoded by the coding sequence ATGGTGACATTGAAACAACTCTCCAAAACCCATTCGCGTGGAGAAGCCATGGTCACGGCGTTACGCGATGTCAATTTAGAGATTCGACCTGGAGAATTCTGTGCGTTCGTGGGCCCCAGTGGCTGTGGGAAAAGTACTCTGCTGAACCTCGTCGCGGGTTTGGACCTGCCGACTTCAGGAGAGATCCTGCTCGATGGGCGATCCACCCACAATCTGACCAGTTACGAATGGACGAAGATCAGGCGTGAAACGATCGGGATTGTTTTTCAAGCCTTCCACTTGGTGCATGGGTTGACGGCTGAAGAGAATATTGCACTGCCTTTGATGTTGCGCGGGGAGAATGGGCGGGAGATAACAAAACGGGTCGGAGGTATGTTGGAGTGCGTGGGCATGAGTCACCGGCGCCGACATCGACCAGCTGAATTATCCGGTGGAGAGCAACAGCGAATAGCGATCGCGCGGGCGTTGGCACATGGGCCCCGTCTCCTCTTGGCCGATGAGCCGACGGGCAATATCGATTCTCAGCAAGGAGCAGGCATTATGGCGCTTATTCGTGAGCTCGCAATGGCTGAAGGGCAGACGGTCCTGCTGGTGACGCACAGCCTACAGGCTGCGCAAGCAGCCGACTATGTATGGACCATGCGAGATGGACAGCTGATCGCACGCACTGAACGTATGACTGAACTGGCAACTTCGTGA
- a CDS encoding helix-turn-helix domain-containing protein, producing MSRAPKSELMTAMETSQYLKITQRTLYRYLQSRQIPAFKLGKEWRFVRSDLERWIRDRTRTAVNS from the coding sequence ATGAGCAGGGCCCCGAAGAGCGAACTGATGACCGCGATGGAAACATCCCAATATCTCAAGATTACTCAACGTACCCTCTATCGCTATCTTCAGAGTCGACAGATTCCCGCCTTCAAGCTGGGAAAGGAATGGCGATTCGTCCGTTCGGATCTAGAGCGATGGATTCGCGACCGAACCAGAACTGCCGTGAATTCCTAA
- a CDS encoding ComF family protein, with amino-acid sequence MANPVTESAAGLLRRALRFFLPVHCSSCNSLLADDPIPHFCSDCWSKISLMPDSRCARCDHPFHSSIATTYSPHHVCQPCAEHPPSYTKAWTLYPYTPPLQHAIRLFKYRGKVSLAAPLAALMIARLPPLDSIDVIMPVPLHIERLRQREFNQSLLLAGDIGRTLNIPIAYTNLIRAIPTPAQTTLSRKSRLKNLRRAFALRHPDAIVKKRILLIDDVFTTGTTVNECAKTLRKAGSGDVFVITLGRTMDPTMIPDRIMAQRPPSLKLLGG; translated from the coding sequence ATGGCCAATCCTGTCACAGAGTCGGCCGCAGGTCTCCTGCGCCGCGCGCTCAGATTCTTTCTTCCCGTTCATTGTTCGAGCTGTAACTCGCTTCTAGCAGATGATCCGATCCCCCATTTTTGCTCGGACTGCTGGAGTAAGATTTCCCTCATGCCTGACTCTCGATGCGCCCGTTGTGATCACCCCTTCCATTCTTCCATTGCCACGACCTACAGCCCACACCATGTTTGCCAACCCTGTGCCGAACATCCACCTTCGTATACCAAGGCCTGGACTCTGTACCCGTATACACCTCCACTCCAGCATGCAATCCGCCTCTTTAAGTATCGGGGCAAAGTTTCCCTGGCGGCTCCACTGGCTGCCCTCATGATCGCCCGACTCCCTCCCCTCGATTCCATTGATGTGATCATGCCAGTACCCCTGCACATTGAGAGACTCCGTCAACGAGAATTTAATCAGTCCCTCCTGCTTGCCGGTGACATCGGACGGACCCTCAATATTCCCATCGCGTACACGAATTTGATCCGAGCCATTCCTACTCCAGCCCAGACCACACTATCCCGCAAAAGCCGTCTGAAAAACCTTCGTCGAGCATTTGCCCTCCGACACCCCGATGCCATTGTGAAGAAACGCATTCTTCTGATCGACGACGTCTTCACGACTGGTACGACGGTGAATGAGTGCGCCAAGACCCTCCGGAAGGCCGGGTCTGGCGACGTGTTTGTGATAACGTTAGGGCGCACAATGGATCCCACTATGATTCCCGACCGCATCATGGCTCAGCGCCCACCATCGCTGAAGCTCCTGGGAGGTTGA
- a CDS encoding ABC transporter ATP-binding protein: MNPLIVGEDIWKVYRVGDVEVQALRGVSITIERGEFVAIMGSSGSGKSTLMNILGCLDQPTKGRYWLNGVEVGQLRPDQLAEIRNQQIGFVFQSFNLIPRTSALENAQLPLFYRGLSLKEQRTLASAALQRVGLKGREHHSPTQLSGGQQQRVAIARALVTSPSLLLADEPTGNLDTESSQDIMGILEGLNREGMTVILVTHEVDIAAYASREIVVKDGQILSDRATKERSHAVGA, from the coding sequence GTGAATCCATTGATCGTCGGCGAAGATATCTGGAAGGTCTATCGAGTCGGTGATGTTGAGGTGCAGGCTCTGCGTGGGGTGAGTATCACCATCGAACGGGGTGAGTTCGTCGCGATCATGGGGTCAAGCGGATCCGGGAAGTCCACGTTGATGAATATTCTCGGTTGTCTGGATCAACCCACCAAGGGACGGTACTGGTTGAACGGCGTCGAGGTCGGACAATTGCGGCCCGACCAGTTGGCAGAGATTCGGAATCAGCAAATCGGTTTTGTGTTCCAGAGCTTCAACCTCATTCCCCGTACCAGTGCCCTGGAGAACGCTCAGTTACCTCTGTTCTACAGAGGACTGTCTCTAAAAGAACAGCGTACGCTTGCTTCCGCTGCGCTCCAACGCGTTGGATTGAAGGGGCGCGAGCATCATTCCCCCACGCAACTTTCAGGTGGCCAACAACAACGGGTGGCGATTGCTCGGGCGCTGGTGACCTCACCCTCTTTGTTGTTGGCCGACGAGCCAACCGGAAATCTTGATACGGAGTCCAGTCAGGACATCATGGGGATTCTTGAAGGATTGAATCGTGAGGGTATGACAGTGATCCTGGTCACGCACGAAGTCGATATTGCCGCCTATGCGTCGCGTGAAATTGTCGTCAAGGATGGTCAGATCCTCAGCGATCGAGCAACCAAGGAGCGGTCGCATGCAGTGGGTGCGTAA
- a CDS encoding zinc ribbon domain-containing protein yields MPIYEYTCQACHRKSSVLVLNPRNPSVATCRHCGGSRMERLLSRFAAPKSEEARLESLSDPANLGGIDENDPRSVARLMKKMGQEMGEDVDDIEAMMDQSNDGEGMPGGGDGL; encoded by the coding sequence ATGCCGATTTATGAGTACACTTGCCAGGCTTGTCACCGGAAATCCTCGGTCTTGGTATTGAATCCGCGCAATCCTAGCGTGGCCACCTGTCGGCATTGCGGCGGCTCGCGGATGGAGCGTCTCCTATCTCGATTTGCCGCTCCCAAGTCCGAGGAAGCTCGACTCGAATCACTGTCAGATCCAGCGAACCTCGGAGGGATTGATGAGAATGATCCTCGGAGCGTCGCCCGTTTGATGAAGAAAATGGGACAGGAAATGGGCGAGGACGTCGACGATATTGAAGCGATGATGGATCAATCCAATGACGGTGAGGGAATGCCAGGAGGCGGTGATGGCCTTTGA
- a CDS encoding DUF3391 domain-containing protein: MATTRVPVSELEIGMYVARLDLSWFRSPLLRHSFLIEQSSQIDKLVRAGVKMVDIDLDRGITSQPHHATDITQAAPTTAPTSSLTHPKPLAQLNEEYAQAKLAKQQMDQAVQSVFTTIAKTGTVNPEQAAEAVQEITIAMRTLTDSAIFMALSQNRTDDSTLSQHALAVCTLSLVVGQAFQFNPLELHELATAALLHDIGLLQIRPAIVRHTHVSSDLSKANRQEFETHPRRAVLMLEGKRGIEAATLHLIANHHAYLDDSGYPKESRGQFTSDPTRILMVVDRYDELTTGFGGTAPLTSHHTFQRLYQEARQGTLDQRIVSLFIARIGIYPIHSQVRLNTQEVAVVTQLHQEKLHQPIITITHQPGGTEYPAPFVIDLAHQDGDPQVRAIETIVDMNA, from the coding sequence ATGGCAACAACACGTGTTCCCGTCAGTGAACTTGAGATCGGAATGTACGTCGCCCGTCTGGACCTGTCGTGGTTCCGCTCCCCCTTACTCCGCCATTCATTCCTGATTGAACAGTCTTCCCAGATCGACAAATTAGTGCGTGCAGGAGTGAAGATGGTCGACATCGACCTCGACCGTGGAATCACTTCTCAGCCCCATCACGCAACGGATATCACGCAGGCTGCACCCACGACAGCACCGACTTCGAGCCTGACACACCCCAAGCCGTTAGCCCAGCTGAACGAAGAATATGCCCAGGCAAAGCTGGCCAAGCAACAGATGGATCAAGCGGTCCAATCCGTTTTTACAACCATTGCGAAGACAGGAACGGTCAACCCTGAGCAGGCAGCCGAAGCGGTCCAAGAAATCACGATCGCCATGAGAACGCTCACCGACTCTGCTATTTTCATGGCCTTGAGTCAAAACCGGACCGACGACTCCACGCTCAGCCAGCATGCACTGGCAGTCTGTACGCTGTCACTGGTGGTCGGACAAGCCTTCCAATTCAACCCCCTGGAGCTGCACGAGCTTGCAACCGCCGCTCTCTTACATGACATTGGGCTCTTACAGATCCGACCTGCCATTGTCCGCCATACGCATGTCTCGTCAGACCTTTCCAAGGCCAACCGACAGGAATTTGAGACCCATCCCCGCCGTGCCGTTCTGATGTTGGAGGGGAAAAGGGGAATTGAAGCCGCCACGCTTCATCTTATCGCGAATCATCATGCCTATCTTGATGACAGCGGCTATCCGAAAGAGTCACGAGGACAATTTACTTCCGACCCCACACGCATTCTGATGGTCGTGGATCGATACGATGAATTAACCACTGGATTCGGCGGGACTGCCCCACTGACTTCTCACCACACATTTCAACGCCTGTATCAGGAGGCTCGACAAGGCACGCTTGATCAACGAATTGTGTCATTATTCATCGCACGAATCGGTATCTACCCCATCCATAGTCAGGTGCGGCTGAATACGCAAGAGGTGGCAGTAGTCACGCAACTCCATCAAGAAAAACTGCACCAACCGATCATCACCATCACCCACCAGCCAGGGGGCACGGAATACCCAGCGCCATTTGTCATCGATCTTGCGCACCAGGACGGCGATCCCCAGGTCCGGGCCATTGAAACAATAGTAGACATGAATGCGTAG